The following are encoded together in the Ovis aries strain OAR_USU_Benz2616 breed Rambouillet chromosome 15, ARS-UI_Ramb_v3.0, whole genome shotgun sequence genome:
- the LOC101104933 gene encoding olfactory receptor 52A1-like, producing the protein MSISNVTIFMPSVLTLIGVPGLESVQCWIGVPFCAMYLIAMIGNFLLLIIIMSERSLHQPMYIFLGMLGVTDIALSTSIVPKMLGIFWFHVTEIYFDSCLLQMWLIHTFQCTESGILLAMALDRYVAICYPLRHAAIFSHKLVTQIAAMVTLRAAILVTPCLILIKIRLQFYHTTVISHSYCEHMAVVKLAAENIRVNKICGLFVAFTVAGLDIVLITLSYIQIFITVFRLPQKEARLKAFNTCVAHICVFLQFYSLGFFSFFAHRFGSHIPPYIHILFSSTYLLVPPFLNPLVYGAKTKQIRVHMVKLFCSKNLL; encoded by the coding sequence ATGTCCATTTCCAACGTTACAATCTTCATGCCTTCTGTGCTGACCCTTATAGGAGTCCCAGGCCTAGAGTCTGTGCAGTGCTGGATTGGGGTTCCATTTTGTGCCATGTATCTAATCGCTATGATTGGAAATTTCTTGCTTTTGATTATCATCATGTCAGAACGCAGCCTCCATCAGCCCATGTATATTTTCCTAGGCATGTTAGGAGTCACAGATATTGCTCTCAGCACAAGCATTGTGCCCAAGATGCTTGGAATCTTCTGGTTTCATGTAACAGAGATATATTTTGATTCTTGCTTGCTTCAAATGTGGCTCATCCACACATTTCAGTGCACAGAATCAGGCATCCTCCTAGCCATGGCCCTGGACCGCTATGTAGCCATCTGTTATCCACTCAGACATGCTGCCATCTTCTCTCACAAGTTAGTCACTCAAATAGCAGCTATGGTAACACTCAGGGCTGCCATTCTTGTAACACCATGCCTAATACTGATAAAGATTCGATTACAATTTTACCATACAACAGTCATCTCTCATTCCTACTGTGAACATATGGCTGTCGTGAAACTGGCTGCAGAAAATATCAGGGTTAACAAAATCTGCGGTTTGTTTGTGGCCTTCACTGTTGCGGGGCTTGACATTGTGTTAATCACGTTGTCCTACATACAAATATTCATCACAGTTTTTCGTTTGCCTCAGAAGGAGGCTAGGTTGAAAGCATTCAACACTTGTGTCGCTCACATCTGTGTCTTCCTCCAGTTCTACTCCCTtggtttcttctccttctttgcaCATAGATTTGGTTCCCACATCCCTCCTTATATTCACATCCTCTTTTCTAGCACTTATCTGCTGGTCCCTCCATTTCTCAATCCACTTGTCTATGGTGCAAAGACCAAGCAGATCCGTGTCCATATGGTAAAACTATTTTGTTCAAAAAATTTGCTGTGa